Proteins from a genomic interval of Hippocampus zosterae strain Florida chromosome 14, ASM2543408v3, whole genome shotgun sequence:
- the cldn23l gene encoding claudin-23, giving the protein MQTPTSMVMGIVFAPLGLVLLFTAAITPQWREGHTRLDLARPGSILLRTVVKSHSPGLRPGTSDGLLLVRSDGLWESCLQLEHSELKQCWPVMGPYQRDRRVRLAQGLVLTSLFLCGTGILLACIGVRCWTDLPLRGVAATGGLLVVVAGLLSMTALVIYTHNLRRLGTDDTKQDVNNTRFPQLSLGPAGSLYFGWLGSCLQILGGGALVVSFKRPRCRTCPELAACPACRPCSEFRNKPDSDIYEVSC; this is encoded by the coding sequence ATGCAGACTCCAACGTCCATGGTGATGGGGATCGTCTTCGCCCCCTTGGGTCTGGTGCTGCTTTTCACCGCTGCCATCACCCCTCAGTGGAGAGAGGGCCACACCCGTCTGGACTTGGCCAGGCCTGGCTCCATTCTCCTCCGAACGGTGGTGAAAAGCCACAGTCCCGGACTCCGCCCGGGGACGTCGGACGGCCTTCTGCTGGTTCGCTCCGATGGGCTTTGGGAGAGTTGTCTGCAGTTGGAGCACTCCGAGTTGAAGCAGTGCTGGCCGGTGATGGGTCCTTATCAGCGAGACCGCCGGGTTCGCCTGGCGCAGGGCTTGGTACTGACCTCGTTGTTCCTGTGCGGCACGGGTATCCTCCTCGCCTGCATCGGGGTCCGCTGTTGGACGGATCTCCCGCTACGAGGAGTGGCCGCCACGGGGGGGCTCCTGGTGGTGGTGGCCGGGCTACTCAGCATGACCGCGCTGGTGATCTACACTCACAACCTGCGCAGGCTGGGGACGGATGATACCAAGCAGGACGTGAACAACACCAGGTTCCCTCAGCTCAGCTTGGGTCCGGCCGGCTCCCTCTACTTCGGGTGGTTGGGTTCGTGCCTACAGATATTGGGAGGGGGTGCCCTCGTGGTAAGCTTCAAGAGACCGAGATGCAGAACCTGCCCGGAGTTGGCAGCCTGCCCCGCTTGTCGACCGTGCTCGGAGTTTCGCAACAAGCCCGACTCTGACATTTATGAAGTTAGCTGTTAG